In the Afipia sp. GAS231 genome, GGTTCACGCCGGCGGGTGTCCCATGGCATTTTCAACCAGCTGATACCGGTACCGCCGCATTTGTATCGGCAGCGGATTGCGCGTGCTCCGTAACCTGATGAACCACGGGCAATTGCAGCACGGTCACTCGCTGCCCTTCAGAGAGATGCGTGACGAGTACATTACTTCCATCTGGAAATTCGATCGCATCATGGTAACGATGCGGAACAGCTGGGTCTATCGCGCCGAATTTCCCTACTCGGAAATTGGTTGCCTTTGTCCTCCATCCGTTGTCGTATTTGACATCGTCGGCGAACGCCAGTTCGGTCCCCGGAAGCATGCAGACCGCTACGGCGGGCTCACTTTCTGATGCGAAACCGCGAGTCGAAGTCCCGCGGAACGTCGTGGTGATCAGCGTCTCTCCAACTTGGGCGGGGCGCGTTGCTACAGCGTGCAGACTATAGTCACACATCGGGTTGCTCCTCGTTCGAGATAGCCAACCCGCGCCCCCTCGGAGGCGCAGGCCTCTATCAGAGTGGACAGTGGGCTGTGAGCTTTTGCTTCATTGTGGGCGATTGTACGGCCCTCGGGCGACCGCCCTCATCACAAATACGTTTGAGGAGGCATCCAATCCTTGCCACCCCGCCGGCCGTCTGAATCGCTTTCCGCGCTGGCCGGTGGTCGGACAGCCTTCGAGACGGGAAACGCGCCAGCTTGTGCTTCTGGATCTCGCAACAGCGCCAACGATCGTGTACCGGGGCGGTCTCATGGTTTGAATTTATCGATTTCCGCCGCGATATCGTCGTCGGTAGCCTTTTCAGCGGTGATCAGTTCCTGCGCAAGCCCGCGCCGAAAATCGCGCTCCGCTGTTTCCATCAGCCCGGCCACCAAATCTTCTGGCACTCGGTCGAGAGCGGCGTCTTGATAGACTTCGGAGTCGACCGAATAAGTAACGCCATTTGCCGGGATGCCCTCGACGAAAATGCGAACCTTCCAGCCGCTTAACGTCGGGATCGCGCGAACTTCGTAGACCTTGCCGCCGTGTTCGAAGGCCGTAGTCTTGTGCATCGCACTCTCCACTGCCAATGGCCGACGCCCGCGCAAATGCACAAAGCTCCCGGTGGGGAATTGTCAAATCAGCAAATCAGCAGACCGCGCCTAACCTTCCGGGAACAGCTTGTCGGTCGTTTTGTCCAAACGCTTCTCCTTGCTGCGCGCATCCGACAAATGACCAAGTAGGTCGCCATTCAACTTATAAATGCTCGCACCTTTAAGATCGTAAAGCTTTTATGGCCGGGGCTTGGAAGCCCGCCGGACATGGGGAGCGTTCTGGGTGCGCGCAAGGAATTCCCCAAACGGGGATGGATTTTTAAGTGTCACAGAAAGCGCTCCAGAGGCCGATCGCTATGGGGACGAGAGCGACGCAAATCCATAAAGCCGGCGCGCTGGAGCTTGGGCCGGCAATAAGGATCCAAACACCGAAGCCGACGATTAAGGCTGAGATCGCATAGGCGGCCGCTTTGTCCATGCTCGATCCAAAAGCGAAACTGGAATCGATTGCCATTGCTACTATTTGCTACGGGCCAAAACGTTCCAATCAGGACTTTGGCCTCGTCTTCAGCCTGAGCTGGACCAAGCGGGCGGATGCCGTCGATTAATATGTTCCCGTCAGCGGCAGTACTCGTTGCAAAATCGCGCCGAGGCAAATGAGCACCACGAGCAACTTGAGCAGGTTTGCTAGTCGACCATCGGTGGCAAACTTGTCGATGGCCCAAAAGCAGATTGCGCCGACGACGACGATAATCAAAACTCCTATTAAGGCTGAAATCATGGCAACCTCGTTGTGCTTTCGAAACTCATTTCCCCTTCGCCTTGGTCTGGTCGACCCGATCTTCGCGAAACTCCGGTGGTCCCTTGGTAAGCCTGCGCCGGCGCTGGGCGCGTTCTTCCGGCGGTGCGGCAGGATCGATAATCTTTTCGATGGCCTTTGTGGCGAGCTCCTGAGCGCGCAATCTCCGGCCGGGCTTGCCGATGGGCTGCGCGGGCGTCTTGACCCTGAGCCCGAGCGCGACCAGGCGGCGAATGGCGTGCGCTCGGGTAATGTTCTTGTCGGGTGATGATGCGATCCAGGCATCGATCGCCGCGAGCTCAGTGGGGTGCCAGCGCTCGCCCACTTGCGTACCGCGCCCGGTCGTGGCCGGCCTTCCCCTTTTCTTTTTAGTGGTAACCCGAATTGACTTGGTCATGAATTATGGTTACCACTAAAGCAAGTCGAGGGGAAGCTGGAACCACGGACCGGGAACTGGTGTTTGCGGTTAAGCACACAGCGGAAATCACGGCACTCAAGGCGCACTATGAAGCGGCATGGTACGGTGAGAAGAGGGGCGCTTCGTGAAGCGCCGGCGCCGATCGCGCTGAAACGACCTGCCGCCCGGCTCATCCCCGGGCGGTTTTTGTGCTGCCGGCCGCACCACGCGGCTCCGGTCGCGGGCCTCGGCGAGAGGCCCAACTGACGCGGCCTTACTTGGGTGGACTTAATCCGCTTTGGCTCCAGCCAGTATTGGCCGATTGGAACGGATCCTGAGCCAGCACCTTGTGGACGTGCTCGCACTTGGGGCACTCAAACGTCCGCAGATCGGACCCCGCGGGGCCGGGTTCGATACGGGCCAGCATCATGCGCCCGCCCTGACACTTTGGGCAGCGCGGTCGCTCGGTCGGGAGAAGCGAGGGGTCTTGCCGAATATGAGCTAGGGCATGTGACGCATCCCTTGATCCGGCGGAAGTGCAACACTCTCAGTCACCGGTAGAGGCCGGAGCGGATCGGTGATGGAACTATGATGGAACCACCGCGGTTCCGCCGCTGTTCAATTTTGCTCATTCGCGAAAAGTTAGTGAGCAGGCAGCCTCCACAACTGAGGCATCGACTGAGGGCGCCATCTTAAGCCATTCCTCGGCGAGCCGGTGCCACGCCTCCTTATCGATAGGACTGACCACCTTGGCGGCCTCCTCTCGGCATTCCTCGGCCTGCTTGCGAAACCTGGCTGCATAATCATCGGACATGGCAGCCGGATAATGCACCAAGGCGAACTTGGACCCTCGCTCTGACGAATTAAGAAAGAGTCCTTGGAACCATTGGCCGAAGAAAAATCTTGGAATAGTCGGGTGCGCCCACCGCCGCGGCGCTAACTGATCCGGAACGGCCTCAGCCTTGCCCCCCTTACGCTGGGGCCGTTTCTTTTGACAGGCGGAGTCGTCCATGCGCCGGTGCCGATCGACCGGCACCACAACGGCCCGCACGAACTTAAAAGGCCGCAGGCATTTTCGCGCTGCGACCTACCGGGCTCAAAATAATTTGGTTTTACAAAATGGTTGATCCGCCGTTCAGCCCCGGTCCTCAAAGACTGAGCCAAATTTTTATGAGCGGGGAGTCAAAACCGTGGTTCCAGCCAGAGGAACACGGCAGGTGTTGCAAAACTGCAGCGCACGAACACCACGAAGAACGAAAGAGGCCGCCAGCTGAGGCGGCCTTACTGCTAAGTCGGGGGTTGCAAGCCGGGCGATGAAAGCCACTCGCTCATGTGAGATGCGGTCTCTAGCTCTGATCTTTTTGAGGAGCCCGTCCATCTGAGGACCGGGCTTGAGCTTGGCGACTTGGGCTTCCAGCTTGGATTTCTCGGCTGCGATGTTTTCTTCAAATGTGTGAGGGGCGGATCGGCGACGCTGCATGACACAACCTCGGGCTTACGGGTCCTGACCGTAGGGTTAAGAGCACTGCCGATCCTAATATGCCGCTGCCCGGCGGTCGGTTCCGAAGTGAGCATTCAAATTTGGCCACTGCAAAAGTCAAATTAGGCCACTGAGGGTCGGAGCAGGCTAGTACCAAATGTAGCGACGGGGATTGATGCTCAAAATGACCGCTGCCCTTGCAATCCGGGCATTCATCCCGGGCGGGAAGGTGGTCAATTTCTATCTGAACGCAAAAAAAGTGGCAGGTCGTCGGCTTCTTCATTGGCTGGAAAGCCCGTATCAGGTTCGGGAATTTTGTATGTCTTACGTTCCAGGCGCGCCCATTGCGTCGCCTGGCGATAGTCACGGCAGTGGAGAATCATTTCCTGGTCCCGAACGACAACCACGACGTCGCAGATCGGAGAATCCGGATAACTCCGGATCGTAACTGCCGGCGGAGCGTATTTGCCGGTCATCGCAACATCTTTCTTTGCCTGAAAGCATTTCCCGGCTGGATGACACGGGGCTGTAACAGCCGGGCGGCTTCACGGAGCGCGGTCCCTGAGTTATCGACTCAAACTAGCCTGAGAGGATTCGTTCCACCCGCCTAAGACGCAACCAGCCTAAAGTTTTGTCGGCTGCTGGTCTCAGGTAGGCGCTGGCGTTGGGCACGCACGCCACCCGCGCCATCAGGCCTTACGTTTGGGTGCATCCGGACGAGGAGCGGTGAGTGTCATCGGTGACGTCGTCGGCGTGTGCGTGCGCCAACGATCTCCGACCTCATCCCCCCTGTGAACAACGGGATCAGCGGGGACATCTATCGCTGCAGTCTTGAGCATTCCGTGTGGTCGCGGTTCAATACGACATCTTACGGAGATGGGAGACCATCGCGTCGGTGTCGGGCTCCAGTTCGCGACTGCCCCGATTTGCAGCGGCCACCGATCAGGATACGGCCGGGAGATAGGCCCCCGGTGCAGAGGTTCTGAGATCGCCCGCTAATGTGTGGCCGCCGTAGGACAGGAAAGGCCGTCTGGGAAACCAGGCGGCCTTTTTCTTTGCGTTGTGGCGGATAGCTCGTCCCGGACGCGCCTGTGTGCCTTACACCAGCCTCGCCGCGGCGCGGTCGATCATCTCACCGCGGCGGATTTGCGCCTGGGCAATCCGGTCCTTCATGAAGGCGAGCACTTCCGGCGGCGCGGTATCGGGCGAACCGGAATTGAACGGCGGCGCCGGGTTGTATTCGAGCCGGAGCTGGATCGCTTCCGCGGTGCGGCGGTCATGCAGCAGCGAGACCAGGGTCAGCGCGAAATCGATCCCCGCGGTGACGCCGCCGCCGGTGACGCGGTTGCGGTCGACGCAGACGCGCGTTTTGGTCGGGACGGCCCCGAAGGCGGGGAGGAAATCCATCGCGGTCCAGTGCGTCGCCGCGCGATAACCCTTCAGAAGACCGGCAGCGCCGAGCACAAGCGATCCCGTGCAGACCGAGGTGACGTATTTGGCGCCGTCGGCCTGCTTTCGCAGGAAGGCCAGCATCTCCTCGTCATTGACCATGTCGTCGGTGCCGACGCCGCCGGGCACGCAGATCACGTCGAGTTGCGGGCAGTCCGCGAAGGTGATGGTCGGCGTCAGCATCAACACGGAGTCGGTGGCGACCGGCTCGATCCGCTTCCAGATCAGATGCACCTTGGCGCCGGGCAGGCTGGCAAACACCTGCAACGGTCCGGTGAAGTCGAGCTGGG is a window encoding:
- a CDS encoding DJ-1/PfpI family protein, which produces MSAPLQIGLVLFPKVTQLDFTGPLQVFASLPGAKVHLIWKRIEPVATDSVLMLTPTITFADCPQLDVICVPGGVGTDDMVNDEEMLAFLRKQADGAKYVTSVCTGSLVLGAAGLLKGYRAATHWTAMDFLPAFGAVPTKTRVCVDRNRVTGGGVTAGIDFALTLVSLLHDRRTAEAIQLRLEYNPAPPFNSGSPDTAPPEVLAFMKDRIAQAQIRRGEMIDRAAARLV